From Variovorax sp. PMC12, the proteins below share one genomic window:
- a CDS encoding LysR substrate-binding domain-containing protein: protein METKWLEDFISLAETRSFSRSAQLRHVTQPAFSRRIQALEGWAGTDLVDRSSYPTRLTPAGQTLYSQAIEMLQSLQSTRAMLRGHSAAGQDVIEFAVPHTLAFTFFPAWVTSLREHFGPMKSRLIALNVHDAVLRLVEGSCDLLIAYHHPSQPLQLDANKYEMVSLGEETVAPWVKADADGAPRYRLPGRPGQPLPYLGYAPGAYLGRVVDQLLKESGTAIHLDRVYETDMAEGLKVMALEGHGIAFLPQSAVRKEIKARKLVSALPPEIDSLEATMEIRAYRERPSAPAPVKGASGRAAKSSSLDSMQPKGTADALWSYLVGTQPPH, encoded by the coding sequence ATGGAAACAAAGTGGCTCGAAGACTTCATCAGCCTTGCGGAAACGCGCAGCTTCAGCCGCTCGGCCCAGTTGAGGCATGTAACCCAGCCGGCGTTCTCGCGCCGCATCCAGGCGCTCGAAGGCTGGGCCGGCACCGACCTGGTCGACCGCAGCTCGTACCCGACGCGCCTCACGCCCGCGGGGCAGACGCTCTACAGCCAGGCCATCGAGATGCTGCAGTCGCTGCAGAGCACGCGCGCCATGCTGCGCGGCCATTCGGCCGCCGGGCAGGACGTGATCGAGTTCGCGGTGCCGCACACGCTGGCCTTCACCTTCTTCCCGGCCTGGGTCACGTCGCTGCGCGAGCACTTCGGCCCCATGAAGAGCCGGCTCATCGCGCTCAACGTGCATGACGCGGTGCTGCGGCTGGTGGAGGGCAGCTGCGACCTGCTGATCGCCTACCACCACCCCTCGCAGCCGCTGCAGCTGGACGCCAACAAGTACGAGATGGTGAGCCTGGGCGAGGAAACCGTCGCCCCCTGGGTCAAGGCCGACGCCGACGGCGCGCCGCGCTACCGGCTGCCGGGCCGCCCCGGCCAGCCGCTGCCTTACCTGGGCTATGCGCCGGGCGCCTACCTGGGGCGCGTCGTCGACCAGCTGCTGAAGGAGTCGGGCACGGCCATCCACCTCGACCGCGTCTATGAAACCGACATGGCCGAGGGCCTGAAGGTGATGGCGCTGGAGGGCCACGGCATCGCCTTCCTGCCGCAGAGCGCGGTGCGCAAGGAGATCAAGGCGCGCAAGCTGGTGAGTGCGCTGCCGCCCGAGATCGACAGCCTGGAGGCGACGATGGAAATCCGCGCCTACCGCGAGCGGCCGAGCGCACCGGCGCCGGTCAAGGGCGCATCCGGCCGCGCCGCCAAGTCGTCGTCGCTCGACAGCATGCAGCCCAAGGGCACGGCGGACGCGCTGTGGTCCTACCTTGTCGGCACCCAGCCGCCGCACTGA
- the tcuB gene encoding tricarballylate utilization 4Fe-4S protein TcuB — MQTLEALAREAGSLAEGPRRVIPILSGAESEVGRQMQICNACRYCEGFCAVFPAMTRRLEFGKADIHFLANLCHNCGACLHACQYAPPHEFAVNVPRAMAEVRGQTYMDYAWPPALGALYQRNGLTLSLALAGALALFLALAVAMKGGLWGTAPGENFYSVFPHNLLVALFAPVFLFATLALAMGVRRFWRDITPATSGAPLNGPAAAEAADAALRLRYLDGGHGDGCHNEDDAYTLARRRFHHLTFYGFMLCFAATGVATLYHYAFGWAAPYALPSPPKLLGVAGGISLMLGTAGLWHLNRKRHPLHGDPAQKPMDLGFIALLFLTSASGLALWLGRGTPALALLLCVHLGAVMALFATMPYGKFGHGIFRSAALLRHAVEKRLPNPVGLGSD, encoded by the coding sequence ATGCAAACGCTTGAAGCCCTGGCACGCGAGGCGGGGTCGCTCGCGGAAGGTCCGCGCCGTGTCATTCCCATTCTTTCGGGCGCTGAGAGCGAGGTCGGCCGGCAGATGCAGATCTGCAATGCCTGCCGCTACTGCGAGGGCTTCTGTGCCGTGTTCCCGGCCATGACGCGCCGGCTCGAATTCGGCAAGGCCGACATCCACTTCCTGGCCAACCTCTGCCACAACTGCGGCGCCTGCCTGCATGCCTGCCAGTACGCGCCGCCGCACGAGTTTGCCGTCAACGTGCCAAGGGCCATGGCCGAGGTCCGCGGCCAGACCTACATGGACTACGCCTGGCCGCCCGCGCTCGGCGCGCTCTACCAACGCAACGGGCTCACGCTTTCGCTGGCCCTGGCCGGCGCGCTGGCGCTGTTCCTGGCGCTCGCCGTGGCAATGAAGGGCGGGCTGTGGGGAACGGCGCCGGGCGAAAACTTCTACAGCGTGTTTCCGCACAACCTGCTGGTCGCCCTGTTCGCCCCGGTGTTCCTGTTCGCAACCCTGGCGCTGGCCATGGGCGTGCGGCGCTTCTGGCGCGACATCACGCCCGCCACCAGCGGCGCGCCGCTGAACGGGCCCGCCGCGGCGGAAGCCGCCGACGCGGCACTGCGCCTCAGGTATCTGGACGGCGGCCACGGCGACGGTTGCCACAACGAAGACGACGCCTACACGCTGGCACGCAGGCGCTTTCACCATCTCACCTTCTACGGCTTCATGCTGTGCTTCGCGGCCACCGGCGTGGCCACGCTGTATCACTACGCCTTCGGCTGGGCCGCCCCCTACGCCTTGCCCAGCCCGCCGAAGCTGCTGGGCGTTGCCGGCGGCATCAGCCTGATGCTCGGCACCGCCGGCTTGTGGCACCTGAACCGCAAGCGGCATCCGCTGCACGGCGACCCGGCTCAAAAGCCCATGGACCTGGGCTTCATTGCGCTGTTGTTCCTCACCAGCGCCAGTGGCCTGGCCCTGTGGCTCGGCCGCGGCACCCCCGCCCTGGCCCTGCTGCTGTGCGTGCATCTGGGTGCCGTGATGGCGCTGTTCGCCACCATGCCCTACGGCAAGTTCGGCCACGGCATCTTCCGCAGCGCCGCCTTGCTGCGCCATGCCGTCGAGAAGCGCCTGCCAAACCCCGTCGGCCTCGGCTCGGACTGA
- a CDS encoding aspartate ammonia-lyase — protein MSTNFRTEHDFLGEKQIPAAAYWGVHTARAVENFAISGTRISAMPDLVRALAYVKKAATRANADLGAIDRDRAAAIILACEDVIDGKLLDEFVVDVIQGGAGTSTNMNANEVICNLALEKLGHEKARYDVLHPNDHVNASQSTNDVYPTAVRLALWFAIGRLLESMASLRRAFEAKALEFKDILKIGRTQLQDAVPMTLGQEFLTYAIMIGEDEERLGEARALIEEINLGATAIGTGINAPHGYANLACQYLAEQTGVPLKQAANLIEATQDTGAFVQLSGVLKRVATKLSKTCNDLRLLSSGPQAGFGEIRLPARQAGSSIMPGKVNPVIPEVMNQVAFEVIGNDITVTMASEAGQLQLNAFEPIMGWSLFKSIQHLSRACNTLQKNCVEGIEANREFLARQVRASVTLVTALNPLIGYEKAALIAKTALATGGPIDLVAESLGIMTRAEMEALLVPENLTQPVRLSASVSAAAMPTGTEAANQLPPAP, from the coding sequence ATGAGCACCAATTTCAGGACCGAACACGACTTCCTCGGCGAAAAGCAGATTCCAGCCGCCGCCTATTGGGGCGTGCACACGGCGCGGGCCGTCGAGAACTTCGCCATCTCCGGCACCCGCATCTCGGCCATGCCCGACCTGGTGCGCGCGCTGGCCTACGTGAAGAAGGCCGCCACCCGCGCCAATGCCGACCTCGGCGCCATCGACCGCGACCGCGCCGCCGCCATCATCCTGGCGTGCGAGGACGTCATCGACGGCAAGCTGCTCGACGAGTTCGTGGTCGACGTCATCCAGGGCGGCGCCGGCACCTCCACCAACATGAACGCCAACGAGGTCATCTGCAACCTCGCGCTGGAAAAGCTGGGCCACGAGAAGGCGCGCTACGACGTGCTGCACCCGAACGACCACGTCAACGCCTCGCAGAGCACCAACGACGTGTACCCCACCGCCGTGCGGCTGGCGCTGTGGTTCGCCATCGGCAGGCTGCTGGAGTCGATGGCCTCGCTGCGCCGCGCGTTCGAGGCCAAGGCGCTCGAATTCAAGGACATCCTCAAGATCGGCCGCACCCAGCTGCAGGACGCCGTGCCCATGACGCTGGGCCAGGAGTTCCTGACCTACGCCATCATGATCGGCGAGGACGAGGAGCGGCTCGGCGAGGCACGCGCGCTCATCGAGGAAATCAACCTCGGCGCCACCGCCATCGGCACCGGCATCAACGCACCGCACGGCTACGCCAACCTCGCATGCCAGTACCTGGCCGAGCAGACCGGCGTGCCGCTCAAGCAGGCCGCCAACCTCATCGAGGCCACGCAGGACACGGGCGCCTTCGTGCAGCTGTCGGGCGTGCTCAAGCGCGTGGCCACCAAGCTCAGCAAGACCTGTAACGACCTGCGCCTGCTCTCCAGCGGCCCGCAGGCCGGCTTCGGCGAGATCCGGCTGCCGGCGCGGCAGGCGGGCTCGTCGATCATGCCGGGCAAGGTCAACCCGGTGATCCCGGAAGTCATGAACCAGGTGGCCTTCGAGGTCATCGGCAACGACATCACGGTCACCATGGCCTCGGAGGCCGGCCAGCTGCAGCTCAATGCCTTCGAGCCGATCATGGGCTGGAGCCTGTTCAAGAGCATCCAGCACCTGAGCCGGGCCTGCAACACCCTGCAGAAGAACTGCGTCGAGGGCATCGAGGCCAACCGGGAGTTCCTTGCCAGGCAGGTGCGCGCGTCGGTCACGCTGGTCACGGCGCTCAATCCGCTCATCGGCTACGAGAAGGCCGCGCTCATCGCCAAGACCGCGCTGGCCACCGGCGGGCCTATCGACCTGGTGGCCGAGTCGCTGGGCATCATGACCCGCGCCGAGATGGAAGCGCTGCTCGTGCCGGAAAACCTGACGCAACCTGTAAGATTGTCAGCATCTGTTTCCGCCGCGGCCATGCCGACGGGCACGGAGGCTGCTAATCAATTGCCTCCGGCGCCATGA
- a CDS encoding amino acid ABC transporter ATP-binding protein, with translation MIEIKNVSKWYGPVQVLNDCSVNISKGDVVVVCGPSGSGKSTLIKTVNALEPFQKGEITVNGIPLHDPKTNLPKLRSKVGMVFQHFELFPHLSVTENLTIAQIKVLGRSPDEAKTRGLKMLDRVGLMAHKDKFPGQLSGGQQQRVAIARALSMDPIVMLFDEPTSALDPEMVGEVLDVMVALAKEGMTMMVVTHEMAFARKVASRVIFIDVGGRILEDCPKDEFFGHPENRQPRTKDFLNKILQH, from the coding sequence ATGATCGAAATCAAGAACGTATCCAAGTGGTACGGCCCGGTGCAGGTGCTCAACGACTGCTCCGTCAACATCTCCAAGGGCGACGTGGTCGTCGTCTGCGGCCCCTCGGGGTCCGGCAAGTCCACGCTCATCAAGACCGTGAACGCGCTGGAGCCCTTCCAGAAGGGCGAGATCACCGTCAACGGCATCCCGTTGCACGACCCCAAGACCAACCTGCCCAAGCTGCGCTCCAAGGTCGGCATGGTGTTCCAGCACTTCGAGCTGTTCCCGCACCTGTCGGTGACCGAGAACCTCACGATCGCGCAGATCAAGGTGCTTGGCCGCTCGCCCGACGAAGCCAAGACCCGCGGCCTGAAGATGCTCGACCGCGTGGGCCTGATGGCGCACAAGGACAAGTTCCCGGGCCAGCTCTCGGGCGGCCAGCAGCAGCGCGTGGCCATTGCCCGCGCGCTGTCGATGGACCCGATCGTGATGCTGTTCGACGAACCCACCTCGGCGCTCGACCCCGAGATGGTCGGCGAAGTGCTCGACGTGATGGTGGCCCTGGCCAAGGAAGGCATGACCATGATGGTGGTCACGCACGAAATGGCCTTCGCCCGCAAGGTGGCCAGCCGCGTGATCTTCATCGACGTGGGCGGCCGCATCCTGGAAGACTGCCCGAAGGACGAGTTCTTCGGACACCCGGAGAACCGCCAGCCGCGCACCAAGGACTTCCTCAACAAGATCCTGCAGCACTGA
- a CDS encoding amidase yields MPSADLLDLSATELSRRIAARDVSCRELMAASLARIEALNPRFNAIVSLRDPALSLAEADERDAELARGERRGWMHGFPLAVKDLSHAAGLPTSMGSPLSPRSPARTDSLHVARARAAGAIVIGKTNTPEFGLGSHTYNPVFGITRNAYAPERSAGGSSGGAAVALALGMVPVADGSDMMGSLRNPAAFNNVIGMRPSRGRVPGDPEQELFFQQLGIEGPMARTVEDAARLLAVQSGFDGRVPLSSPHALPSPEALQLDGDGKGLRIGWLGSIWPDLPLAPGVRELGEKALGTFRDIGCEVEPCTLDVPREHNWSAWLRLRQLLVGGKLGAYLSDPKLFAQLKPEAQWEIEQSRHLDAASLYQASNYRSNVYRAFLKLFERFDFVLAPTAQVFPFDAELHWPAEVAGVKSDTYHRWMEIVTPFTLAGLPTLNVRAGFGEGGLPMGLQLAGPIHADLDVLRLGHAYDLACGWGAKRPPVLA; encoded by the coding sequence ATGCCTTCAGCCGACCTGCTCGACCTCAGCGCCACCGAACTCTCCCGCCGCATCGCCGCGCGCGACGTGTCCTGCCGCGAGCTGATGGCCGCCTCGCTGGCGCGCATCGAGGCGCTGAATCCGCGCTTCAACGCCATCGTGTCGCTGCGCGATCCGGCGCTGTCGCTGGCGGAGGCCGACGAGCGCGATGCCGAGCTGGCGCGCGGCGAACGGCGCGGCTGGATGCACGGCTTTCCGCTCGCGGTGAAGGACCTGAGCCACGCCGCCGGGCTGCCGACCTCGATGGGCTCGCCGCTGTCGCCGCGCTCGCCGGCGCGCACCGACAGCCTGCACGTGGCCCGCGCAAGGGCCGCCGGCGCCATCGTCATCGGCAAGACCAACACGCCCGAGTTCGGGCTCGGCTCGCACACCTACAACCCGGTGTTCGGCATCACGCGCAACGCCTATGCGCCCGAGCGCAGCGCGGGCGGCAGCAGCGGCGGCGCGGCCGTGGCGCTGGCCCTGGGCATGGTGCCCGTGGCCGACGGCAGCGACATGATGGGCTCGCTGCGCAACCCGGCCGCCTTCAACAACGTGATCGGCATGCGGCCTTCGCGCGGACGCGTGCCCGGCGACCCCGAGCAGGAGCTGTTCTTCCAGCAACTGGGCATCGAAGGCCCGATGGCGCGCACCGTGGAAGACGCGGCGCGCCTGCTGGCGGTGCAGTCGGGCTTCGACGGCCGGGTGCCGCTGTCGTCGCCGCACGCCCTGCCCTCGCCCGAAGCGCTGCAGCTCGACGGCGACGGCAAGGGCCTGCGCATCGGCTGGCTGGGCAGCATCTGGCCCGACCTGCCGCTGGCGCCCGGCGTGCGCGAGCTCGGCGAAAAGGCGCTCGGCACCTTCCGCGACATCGGCTGCGAGGTCGAGCCCTGCACGCTCGACGTGCCGCGCGAGCACAACTGGAGCGCCTGGCTGCGCCTGAGGCAACTGCTGGTGGGCGGCAAGCTGGGCGCCTACCTGAGCGACCCGAAGCTGTTCGCGCAGCTCAAGCCCGAGGCGCAATGGGAAATAGAGCAGAGCCGGCACCTCGACGCGGCCTCGCTCTATCAGGCCTCGAACTACCGCTCGAACGTGTACCGCGCGTTTCTCAAGCTGTTCGAGCGCTTCGACTTCGTGCTGGCGCCGACGGCGCAGGTGTTTCCGTTCGACGCCGAGCTGCACTGGCCGGCCGAGGTGGCCGGCGTGAAGAGCGACACGTACCACCGGTGGATGGAGATCGTCACGCCGTTCACGCTGGCGGGGCTGCCGACACTGAATGTGCGCGCGGGGTTCGGGGAAGGCGGGTTGCCGATGGGGCTGCAGCTTGCCGGGCCGATCCATGCGGATCTGGATGTGCTGCGGCTGGGGCATGCGTATGACCTGGCATGCGGCTGGGGCGCCAAACGCCCCCCGGTATTGGCTTGA
- the tcuA gene encoding FAD-dependent tricarballylate dehydrogenase TcuA, producing MSDEQVDVLVVGGGNAALCAALMAREAGASVLLLEAAPKAWRGGNSQHTRNLRCMHDGPQDVLVEAYPEEEYWQDLLKVTGGLTDEHLARLVIRASSNCRDWMRSHGVHFQPPLSGALHVARTNAFFMGGGKALVNAYYRSAERLGVRIRYETPVASVELDGLRFTAVRTEGGERIAARSCVLAAGGFESNREWLREAWGRNERGEWPADNFLIRGTRFNQGVLLRQLIDAGADSVGDPSQGHMVAIDARAPLYDGGICTRIDCVSLGVVVNREARRFYDEGEDFWPKRYAIWGRLVAQQPGQMGYSIIDQKAVGRFMPPVFPGAVADTLPELARLLGLDEATFLRTIADYNAACRVGRFDHTALDDCHTEGLSPAKTHWARPIDTAPFHAYPLRPGITFTYLGLKVDDTAAVRFGDRPSPNLFVAGEMMAGNVLGKGYTAGVGMSIGTAFGRIAGTQAAAAVLKQKEIHHANA from the coding sequence GTGAGCGATGAACAGGTCGATGTGCTGGTCGTAGGCGGCGGCAATGCCGCGCTTTGCGCCGCGCTGATGGCACGCGAGGCGGGCGCCAGCGTCCTGCTGCTCGAAGCCGCGCCCAAGGCGTGGCGCGGCGGCAATTCGCAGCACACGCGCAACCTGCGCTGCATGCACGACGGTCCCCAGGACGTACTCGTGGAGGCCTACCCCGAAGAAGAATACTGGCAGGACCTGCTCAAGGTGACCGGCGGCCTGACCGACGAACACCTGGCCCGGCTGGTCATCCGTGCTTCGTCGAATTGCCGCGACTGGATGCGCAGCCACGGCGTGCACTTCCAGCCGCCTCTCTCCGGCGCACTGCATGTGGCGCGCACCAACGCCTTCTTCATGGGTGGCGGCAAGGCGCTGGTGAACGCCTATTACCGCAGCGCCGAGCGCCTCGGGGTGCGGATCCGCTATGAGACGCCCGTGGCTTCGGTGGAGCTCGACGGCCTGCGCTTCACCGCGGTGCGCACCGAGGGCGGTGAACGGATCGCCGCGAGAAGCTGCGTGCTCGCGGCAGGCGGGTTCGAGTCGAACCGTGAATGGCTGCGCGAGGCCTGGGGCCGCAACGAACGCGGCGAATGGCCGGCGGACAACTTCCTGATCCGCGGAACCCGCTTCAACCAGGGCGTCCTGCTCAGGCAGTTGATCGATGCCGGCGCGGACTCCGTCGGTGATCCCTCGCAGGGCCACATGGTGGCCATCGACGCCCGCGCGCCCCTCTACGACGGCGGCATCTGCACCCGCATCGATTGCGTGTCGCTGGGCGTGGTCGTCAACCGAGAGGCCCGCCGCTTCTACGACGAAGGCGAAGACTTCTGGCCCAAGCGCTATGCCATCTGGGGGCGGCTGGTAGCCCAGCAGCCGGGACAGATGGGCTATTCCATCATCGACCAGAAGGCGGTGGGCCGCTTCATGCCTCCCGTGTTTCCGGGCGCGGTCGCCGACACGCTGCCCGAGCTGGCACGCCTGCTCGGCCTGGACGAGGCGACCTTCCTGCGCACCATTGCCGACTACAACGCCGCCTGCCGTGTCGGCCGCTTCGACCACACGGCCCTCGATGACTGCCATACCGAAGGGCTGTCGCCCGCCAAGACCCACTGGGCGCGGCCCATCGACACCGCGCCCTTCCACGCCTACCCGCTGCGCCCCGGCATCACCTTCACCTACCTGGGCCTGAAGGTGGATGACACCGCCGCCGTGCGCTTTGGCGACCGGCCCAGCCCCAACCTCTTCGTGGCCGGCGAAATGATGGCCGGCAACGTGCTCGGCAAGGGCTACACCGCCGGCGTCGGCATGAGCATCGGCACCGCCTTCGGCCGCATTGCCGGCACGCAGGCCGCGGCCGCGGTCCTGAAGCAGAAAGAAATCCACCATGCAAACGCTTGA
- a CDS encoding LysR substrate-binding domain-containing protein, with amino-acid sequence MELRQLRYFVKVCELRSMGRAAIELGVVTSALSQQISRLEGELSTRLLQRSSTGVIPTDAGVAFLQQAQLTLRHADEAVRAAQQARLSGHVSVGLAPTTASVLGLPLIREMRARYPDVRLHLVESLSGNLASMLQSRQLDLAVLFETATPRRWSIEPLLDEKLFVLAAVGLAQRPPGPKVRLAQLAGVPLIMPSAGHGLRASLTSAFARARIEPLVVAEIDGLALLMDAVRAGLGATIQPGAAIARQPADDVLSSQITDNHVGRRSLLVSLSDDELSPAALATRVVMADTARMLVREGRWAGASLLEN; translated from the coding sequence ATGGAACTCCGCCAACTCCGCTATTTCGTGAAAGTCTGCGAACTGCGCAGCATGGGCCGCGCGGCCATCGAGCTCGGCGTGGTGACATCGGCGCTGAGTCAGCAGATCAGCCGCCTGGAGGGCGAGCTCAGCACCCGGCTGCTTCAACGCAGCAGCACCGGCGTCATTCCCACCGACGCCGGCGTGGCCTTCCTGCAGCAGGCCCAGCTCACGCTCCGCCATGCCGACGAGGCCGTGCGCGCGGCGCAGCAGGCACGCCTTTCCGGCCATGTGAGCGTGGGCCTGGCGCCAACCACCGCCTCCGTGCTCGGGTTGCCGCTGATCCGGGAAATGCGTGCGCGCTACCCCGACGTGCGGCTGCATCTGGTGGAGTCGCTGTCGGGCAACCTGGCCAGCATGCTGCAGTCTCGCCAGCTCGACCTGGCCGTGCTGTTCGAGACCGCCACGCCGCGCCGCTGGAGCATCGAGCCGCTGCTCGATGAAAAGCTCTTCGTCCTCGCGGCCGTCGGCCTGGCGCAGCGCCCGCCGGGTCCGAAGGTGCGGCTGGCGCAGCTGGCCGGCGTCCCGCTCATCATGCCCAGCGCCGGGCACGGCCTGCGTGCCAGCCTCACTTCCGCTTTCGCCCGTGCCCGCATCGAGCCGTTGGTGGTGGCCGAGATCGACGGCCTGGCGCTGCTGATGGACGCCGTGCGCGCCGGCCTGGGCGCCACCATCCAGCCCGGTGCCGCCATCGCGCGGCAGCCGGCGGACGATGTGCTCAGCAGCCAGATCACCGACAACCACGTGGGCCGGCGCAGCCTGCTGGTCAGCCTGTCGGACGACGAACTGTCGCCGGCCGCGCTGGCCACCCGGGTGGTGATGGCCGACACCGCGCGCATGCTGGTGCGCGAAGGCCGCTGGGCTGGCGCGAGTCTTCTCGAAAACTGA
- a CDS encoding amino acid ABC transporter permease, with product MMNLDFSFYNWSLISTYVLKGFYFSVILTVVATLGGIFFGTLLALMRLSGKKWLDFPAAAYVNGMRSVPLVMVILGFFLLVPFIIGRPIGAETSAVITFVCFEAAYFSEIMRAGIQSIPRGQVSAGMAVGMTYGQNMKLVILPQAFRNMLPVLLTQTIILFQDTSLVYAIGAYDMLKGFETAGKNFGRPEEAYLLAAVVYFVMCYALSWLVKRLHKKIAIIR from the coding sequence ATGATGAATCTCGACTTTTCCTTCTACAACTGGAGCCTGATCAGCACCTATGTGCTGAAGGGCTTCTACTTCAGCGTGATCCTGACGGTGGTGGCCACGCTGGGCGGCATCTTCTTCGGCACCCTGCTTGCGCTCATGCGCCTGTCGGGCAAGAAGTGGCTGGACTTTCCCGCGGCCGCCTACGTCAACGGCATGCGCTCCGTGCCGCTGGTGATGGTGATCCTGGGCTTCTTCCTGCTGGTGCCGTTCATCATCGGGCGGCCCATCGGGGCGGAGACCTCGGCGGTCATCACCTTCGTCTGCTTCGAGGCCGCCTATTTTTCCGAGATCATGCGTGCCGGCATCCAGTCGATCCCGCGCGGTCAGGTCTCCGCCGGCATGGCCGTGGGCATGACCTACGGCCAGAACATGAAGCTGGTGATCCTGCCCCAGGCGTTCCGGAACATGCTGCCGGTGCTGCTCACGCAGACCATCATCCTTTTCCAGGATACGTCGCTGGTCTACGCCATCGGCGCGTACGACATGCTCAAGGGCTTCGAGACCGCCGGCAAGAACTTCGGGCGGCCGGAAGAGGCCTACCTGCTGGCGGCCGTCGTCTATTTCGTCATGTGCTATGCCCTTTCCTGGCTGGTGAAGCGCCTGCACAAGAAAATCGCCATCATCAGATGA
- a CDS encoding transporter substrate-binding domain-containing protein gives MKKQLLALAVTAFVASGAFAQATDTLAKIKERGAVNLGVRDSSGLAYTLGGGKYVGFHTEMAENIIKDLSKDLGKPLTVNYQVITSQNRVPLVQNGTIDFECGSTTNNTARQKDVDFAYTTYVEEVRILTKANSGINGIADLKGKVVATTTGTTSVQTLRKNKRAEGVDFKEVMGKDHADSFLLLESGRADAFVMDGSILAANAAKSKNPKDFKIVGEVLSVEPIACMLPKGDAKLKKAVDDSIVRQIKDGSLAKLYDKWFTQPIPPNNVNLNMPVSEGTKAAWASPNDKPMEAYAPK, from the coding sequence ATGAAAAAGCAATTGCTCGCGCTGGCCGTGACGGCATTCGTGGCATCCGGCGCCTTCGCGCAGGCCACCGATACCCTCGCCAAGATCAAGGAGCGCGGTGCAGTGAACCTGGGTGTTCGCGATTCGTCCGGCCTGGCCTACACGCTGGGCGGCGGCAAGTACGTCGGCTTCCACACTGAAATGGCCGAGAACATCATCAAGGACCTGAGCAAGGACCTCGGCAAGCCGCTGACCGTCAACTACCAGGTCATCACCTCGCAGAACCGCGTGCCGCTGGTGCAGAACGGCACCATCGACTTCGAGTGCGGCTCCACCACCAACAACACGGCCCGCCAGAAGGACGTCGACTTCGCCTACACCACCTACGTGGAAGAAGTGCGCATCCTCACCAAGGCCAATTCGGGCATCAACGGCATCGCCGACCTGAAGGGCAAGGTCGTGGCCACCACCACCGGCACCACTTCCGTCCAGACGCTGCGCAAGAACAAGCGCGCCGAAGGCGTCGACTTCAAGGAAGTCATGGGCAAGGACCACGCCGACAGCTTCCTGCTGCTCGAGTCGGGCCGCGCCGACGCGTTCGTGATGGACGGTTCCATCCTGGCCGCCAACGCCGCCAAGTCGAAGAACCCCAAGGACTTCAAGATCGTCGGCGAAGTGCTGTCGGTCGAGCCCATCGCCTGCATGCTGCCCAAGGGCGACGCCAAGCTGAAGAAGGCCGTCGACGACAGCATCGTGCGCCAGATCAAGGACGGTTCGCTCGCCAAGCTGTACGACAAGTGGTTCACCCAGCCGATCCCGCCGAACAACGTCAACCTGAACATGCCGGTGTCGGAAGGTACCAAGGCCGCCTGGGCCAGCCCGAACGACAAGCCCATGGAAGCCTACGCCCCCAAGTAA
- a CDS encoding amino acid ABC transporter permease, producing the protein MLNLDMSVFCQDTLTNEVVASCFARGADQTYLQWMLNAWGWTVGVSLSALLVALVVGSIIGTLRTLPDSPWLVRLGNAWVELFRNIPLLVQVFIWYFVLPKIIPPMRDLPPFVLVVCALGFFTSARIAEQLRSGIQALPRGQRYAGMAVGFTTPQYYRFVLLPMAYRIIMPPLTSESMNIFKNSSVAFAVSIPELTQFYLQAGEETSAQIPIYIGVIALYVISAMLVNRILTFIERKVRVPGFVAAGGTGGH; encoded by the coding sequence ATGCTGAACCTGGACATGTCGGTCTTTTGCCAGGACACGCTCACCAATGAAGTGGTCGCAAGCTGCTTTGCGCGAGGAGCGGACCAGACCTATCTGCAATGGATGCTGAACGCCTGGGGCTGGACCGTGGGCGTGTCGCTCTCGGCCCTGCTCGTGGCGCTCGTCGTGGGCTCGATCATCGGCACGCTGCGAACGCTCCCCGACAGTCCCTGGCTGGTTCGGCTCGGCAACGCATGGGTGGAGCTGTTCCGCAACATCCCGTTGCTGGTCCAGGTGTTCATCTGGTACTTCGTGCTGCCGAAGATCATTCCGCCCATGCGCGACCTGCCGCCGTTCGTGCTGGTGGTCTGTGCGCTGGGCTTCTTCACGTCCGCGCGTATCGCCGAGCAGTTGCGCTCGGGCATCCAGGCGCTTCCGCGCGGCCAGCGCTACGCGGGCATGGCCGTGGGCTTCACGACGCCGCAGTACTACCGCTTCGTGCTGCTGCCGATGGCGTACCGGATCATCATGCCGCCGCTGACCAGCGAGTCGATGAACATCTTCAAGAACTCGTCGGTGGCCTTCGCGGTGTCCATTCCCGAGCTCACGCAGTTCTACCTGCAGGCCGGTGAAGAGACCTCGGCGCAGATCCCGATCTACATCGGCGTGATCGCTCTCTACGTCATCAGCGCCATGCTGGTGAACCGCATCCTGACTTTCATCGAGCGCAAGGTGCGCGTGCCGGGCTTCGTTGCCGCCGGCGGCACGGGAGGCCACTGA